Below is a window of Roseivirga misakiensis DNA.
CGAAGCATAAGCCGGTCTATGTTCCTTAGCCGAAATGGTTACGGGCTGCGAATCTAAATGGAAATAGGCATTTTGCTCCTCCACTACTTTCTGCATCATATAAGCTGAAGCTCCGCCTGGAACATCCTCATCAGCAAATACAACTCTATTCGTCTTTTTGATAGACTCTACAATTCGATGATCTACATCAAACGGCAATAGTGTCTGAACATCTATAACTTCTACAGACACACCTATTTCTTCCAACTCTTGTGCGGCCTGCATAACGATTCTACACATAGAACCATATGTTACTACAGTTACATCAGTACCTTCTCTTAGGACTTCAGGTCTACCCAATGGCACCGTAAATTCACCAATGTTATCAGGGATTCTTTCTTTAAGTCGGTAACCATTCAAACACTCGATAATCAGTGCTGGGTCGTCAGACTTTAACATAGTATTGTAAAAACCAGCAGCTTGAGTCATATCACGTGGCACAAGCACATTAATTCCCCTAAGACTATTGAGAATCATACCAATAGGAGATCCAGAGTGCCATACACCTTCCAGCCTATGTCCTCTTGTTCTAATAATAAGTGGTGCTTTTTGGCCGCCAGCGGTTCGGTATTGTAGGGTTGCTAGGTCATCCGAAAGGGTTTGAATAGCGTACAGCAAATAATCCAAATATTGAATTTCGGTGATCGGTCTTAACCCTCTCAATGCCGCTCCTATTCCTTGACCAATAATGGTTGTTTCACGAATACCAGTATCTGTAACTCTTAACTCACCGTATTTTTCTTGTAATCCTGCAAATGCCTGATTTACGTCACCGATTTTACCAACATCCTCACCAATCGCAAAGACTCTCGGGTCTCTACTCATTGCTGCATCAAAGCAAGCCTGCAATACTTCTCTACCATCTACCAACGGTGATGCTTCTGAAAATTCGGCTTTTATTTCCTCAACTTTTAGAGAAGCATCTGCCGATTGGCTCATGACATGTGAGTTGAACCTCTCTTGATTTTTTATTTCTGCATGTTGGAACCATGCCAATAAAGAGGCTCTCGAAGCAGTCTCCTCAGTTCTAGTAATTCTAAGTACTTTTTTAACCGCTCTCAGCGTATCTAGCCGCATAGCGTTTAGTGTCTTCTTCAATTCAGATACTATCTGAACAATGCTGCCTCCAAACTCACTTTCCTCACCAAGCGCTTCCATGATCTCCACTGCCTTATCTTGGTCAGCTTTTATATCTTGGATAAACGCCTGCCATGCATTTTGCCTTGCTTGTTTAGCGGTTGCCTTGGCCTCAGTTTCCAAAGCTGTAATATCTTCTTCAGTGGCTAATTCATTGTCCAGAATCCACTGTCTGAATTTCACGATACAATCGTGTTCTTTTTCCCAAGTCAACCGATCCTTAGACTTATATCTTTCATGAGAACCAGAAGTAGAGTGACCTTGCGGTTGTGTCATTTCCTGTACGTGAATCATCACAGGAATATGCTTCTCACGTGCTATTTTGCTCGCTTTTTCAAAGGTTGACAGCAAGCCTTCATAATCCCAACCACGGACTTTGAATATTTCGTAACCAGACTTGTCTTTGGTGCGCTGCATTCCTGAAAGGAAATCAGATATACTACCACCTGTCGTGTGGTATTCCTTCGGGACAGAAATTCCATAGTCATCATCCCAGACGGATAAAACCATTGGTACTTGTAGCACACCTGCAGCGTTCATGGACTCGAAAAAGTGGCCTTCCGAAGTAGATGCATTACCAATTGTACCAAAAGCTACTTCATTTCCCTTAATGGAAAAGTCCGAGAAACCGTGTAAATCTTTATTTTCTCTGTAGAGCTTAGATGCATAAGCTAAGCCTACCAAACGCGGCATTTGTCCTGCTGTTGGCGATATATCGGCACTGGAATTCTTCATTGCCGTTTGCTGCTTCCAGTTACCTTGCTCATCTAAAAGGCGATTGGCGAAGTGTCCATTCATAGACCTACCGCCAGAGGCTGGTTCTGCTTCCGTTGAAGTATGCGCGTAAAGTTGTGCAAAGTATTGTTGCAAGGTTAACCCGCCGATTGCCAACATAAACGTCTGATCACGATAATAGCCCGATCGAAAATCTCCGTTTTTAAACACTTTGGCCATGGCAATTTGAGCAAGCTCCTTACCGTCACCGAAAATGCCAAATTTGGCCTTTCCCATGAAAACCTCTTTCCTACCAATCAAACTGGCTTCCCTACTCTCGAATACTAAACGATAATCTTGGAGAATTTCCTCACTAGCGACTTTTCGTCTGTTTATTGTCTTCGTCGTTTTCACAGGCTATTAATTTGAATGAACAAATGTTGACTTTAGCAACAAAATGGATACAAAAGTAAGCATAATTTGAAACAAATCAAATTTGGTATTTGAACTAAATATTGACCGTTCGTAAAATTTTATTCTGTCTGGCCTAGAAATAATAAATCTTAAATTCGTTTTTACCATTTTTAAAGAATTATATTTTCCGACATATTTATTGTATAGAACATAATTTTTCGTTTTGTCCTTTAGGGCATATATCCTTTCGAATACTGTCACCTATTCGCTTTTTTAATTCAATAGCAATCGTTTGTATGATCCACTTGTTATATTTGCCTCACAAAAATTTAAACGTCTATTTATCATGATCATTGGCGTACCCAAGGAAATTAAAAACAATGAAAACAGAGTAGCTGCTACACCATCTGGCGTAGCTGAGCTTACAAAAAGAGGTCACACTGTTTATGTTCAATCTACAGCTGGAGTAGGAAGTGGTTTCTCAGATGAGGACTACGTGACTGCTGGTGCAAGCATTCTTCCAACAATTGAAGAAACTTACGCGATCGCTGAAATGATCATGAAAGTGAAAGAGCCTATCGAACCGGAGTACAAGCTCATTAAAGAAGACCAACTTCTTTTTACATACTTCCACTTTGCCTCATATGAGCCATTAACTAAGGCTATGATTGAAAATAAGTCAGTATGTCTTGCTTATGAAACAGTCGAAAAAGCTGACAGAAGCCTCCCACTACTTGTTCCTATGTCTGAAGTAGCTGGTAGAATGGCCACACAGAAAGGCGCTAATTACCTAGAGAAGCCTTTGGGTGGTATGGGTAAATTACTCGGTGGTGTTCCAGGAGTTTTACCTGCAAATGTTCTTGTACTTGGTGGTGGTATTGTTGGTACACAAGCCGCTAAGATGGCAGCTGGACTTGGTGCCAATGTTACTATTATGGACATTAGCCTCAACCGTTTGAGAGAACTTGATGATATCATGCCTGCCAACGTAAACACTATGATGTCGAATGGCTACAACATTAAAGCTATGATTAAGGATTCAGACTTAATTATTGGAGCTGTGTTGATTCCAGGAGCAAAAGCACCTCACTTGATCACCAGAGACATGTTAAAAGACATGAAACCAGGTACTGTACTTGTAGACGTAGCTGTAGATCAGGGCGGATGTATTGAGACTTGTAAGCCAACTACTCATGCAGAACCTACTTTCGTAATCGACGACGTATTACACTATTGCGTTGCCAATATGCCAGGTGCTGTACCTTACACATCCACACTTGCTTTAACCAACGCAACGTTACCTTACGCTATTGATTTAGCCAACAAAGGCTGGGAAAAAGCCTGCAAGGAAAGTAAAGAACTTGCGATGGGTCTGAACGTCATCAAAGGCGATGTGGTCTACGAAGCAGTAGCTGAAGCATTTGACTTACCTTATGTACCGGTAGAAAAGTATTTAGATTAATATCTTAAAACGCTATACTTAAAGGAATCTCTGAATTCAGAGATTCCTTTTTTTGTATATTTTTGGGCAACGAAAGCATCATGAGCGGAACAGCGTTAGTTACAGGAGCAGCAGGCGGAATTGGCCTTGAATTTTGTAGACTTCTTGGTCAGAAAGGCTACGACCTTTTAATGGTTGACTTAAATGAACAAGGACTAACGGATGCAAAAGGCTCTTTAAATGAGGAATTTGATATTGAGATTCGAACGCTCTCACAAGACTTGTCAAGCGAAGATGCAGCTGATCAAATTGTAAACTTTGTAAAAGCGGAAAGCCTACATATCGATTTGCTTTTCAATAATGCTGGTTTCGGGAACTTCGGTTACTTCACCGAAAGCAGTTGGGAGAAAGATCGTGCCATGTTACAAGTTCATATGGTAACGACTACGCATCTAACGAAGCTTTTACTACCAGCCATGGTTGCTAATGGGAAAGGCTATATTTTGAACAACGCGTCTGTAGCTGCTTTTGTACCAGGTCCTTTAATGTCCACCTATCATGCGTCAAAATCCTACCTCTTAAATTTCACTCAAGCGCTAGCTAATGAAATAAAAGGTTCTGGTGTAAATGCCACGGTACTCTGTCCTGGCATGACAAAGACTAATTTTGCCAAAGCTAATGGCAATGATGACCCGAACATCAAGTTCAACATCATGGATAGCGACTATGTGGCTGAATATGCTTTTAATGCACTCATGAAGGGTAAGGTAGTGGCCATTCCAGGCTTTTGGAACCAACTCAGTGCTTTTATCCCTCGATTGCTAAGCAGAAATAGAGTTGCTAACATGGTCGGCAACATTCAGCGTAAAAACCACGCAAAACGGGCTGATCAAAAAGCGATTAAGACGGCTTAGGAGCCAGCTTATAGACTTGCTCTTCCCAATCCGCCAACTTAGGATTCATCCATTTGAACCATAGCGGTGGAAATGCAGCCAGCAAAATCATAGCCGGATAACCTGACGGTAATTGTGGTGCTTCTTCGTAATGTTTCAACACCTGATACCTTTTAATTGCATTCGCATGATGATCGGAATGTCTTTGGAGTTGAAAGAGAAAAAAGTTACTAAGCCGATGATTTGAATTCCATGAGTGCATAGGATTTACCCGCTCGTACTTTCCTGGGGCTACCTCCCTCCTCACTATACCGTAATGTTCTATATAGTTTACAATCTCTAGCAAGCTAAAGGCTAGAATACTCTGTAAAAAGAAGAAAGCTGGTACTTCCCACACGACTCTATTAAAATAGATACTGGCCAAGGTTGTTAATAACACTCCAAACAAAATGGGTAACGCTGTGTACCAAATCATCTCGTTTTTAATAGACCAGAAACTTAACTTCTTTCTTTTTAGCCTTGCTTTTTCTAATTCCCAAGCACTGGCATATGATCCAAAAACCGATCGCACCCAAAATTTATAAAAGGGCTCGCCTTTTCTGCTCGTAGCTGGATCTCGCGGTGTAGCTACATAAACATGATGTCCACGGTTATGCTCAATATAGAAGTGCATATAGCAGACCGTCATTAGTATCAATCGGCCATAAACTCTTTCGATTTTGGACTTTTTGTGACCTAACTCATGGGCTACTGTTATTCCTATACCACCTGTAACTAGTGCAAAGCTCATTATAAATGCACCTAGAAATAGTGGCGCCATGGCGCTTTCTGCAATAACATAGGCACCCCAAAACAGAAAAGCCACCTGAAATACTGCCCAGATGTAAGTAATCAATCGGTAATAGAATTTTTCAGCCAGTATGAGGGCCTGATCATCAGTAACATTTTCTGGGTCCTCTCCAATCAAAAAATCGAATAGCGGAATACAAACGAATACGAAAATCAATGCTGAGAAATTCCAATAGTCACCTAAATAGAACCCTAGCACTACCAGGCAAGGAATAATAAATGCTGTAAGAAAACCAATCTTTTTAATAATACTCACAACGGAATTTAATGAATCAAATCAATGCTTTCAAGTGATTATAGTCAGGAATTTGACTCAGTGGTTCATATGAGCTTGAAGATTCAGATGATAATACGGCATGCGTTACCATTCCATTCGTGACAACGAGTAGTTTAGCGTTGTAAACAGCATTGTAAACTGACAATTGTCGAATAGTGCCTTGATTGATGGCAACAGAAGGTGCTTTACATTCTACCAGCACCAATGGCTTCAAACTATTGTCCATAATGAGTATATCACTTCTCTTTGACCTAGTATTATACTTCAAACCTGATTCTACACTCGTTAGAGTTGTAGGGTAGTTCAAGTGCTCATTCAGATAATTCAGGAAGTGTTGCCTAACCCATTCTTCTGGCGTCAAAACAATGAACTTCTTCCGTATCGGATCGAAAATAGCTAACTTACCATCTCTTTGTTCGATGCGATATTTATACTTCGGAAGATTTAGTTCCAACATTTGGCAAAGCTAAAAATTTCATTCAAACCCTTGCACATCTATGAAAACCAAACATGAAATAGTTGAAAACTGGCTACCAAGATATACCGGTGTACCGCTCAACGAATTCGGAGAGTACATTTTGCTAACCAACTTTATCGGCTATGTAAAAATGTTTTCGGAAAAATTCGATGTTGAGATTAGAGGTTTGGATAAGCCCATGCAAAGTGCCACTTCTGAGAACATCACAATTATTAATTTTGGAATGGGTAGCGCCATGGCCGCTACCGTTATGGACCTGTTGAGTAGTATTGATCCCAAAGCAGTATTATTCTTAGGCAAGTGCGGTGGCTTAAAGAAAAAGACAGCGCTTGGTGATTTGATCCTACCTATTGCCGCTATTCGTGGCGAAGGAACGAGTAATGATTATATGCCAGTGGAAATCCCAGCTCTTCCTTCATTTAGACTTCAAAGAGCTGTTTCTTCAATGATTAAAAAGCACCAAAGAGATTATTGGACTGGTACATGTTATACTACTAACAGACGTGTTTGGGAACATGATAAAGCTTTTAAAAAGTATTTGAGGAAAATAAGAGCGATGGCGGTTGATATGGAAACGGCTACTCTTTTTACAGTGGGCTTCGTGAATGAAATCCCAAGGGGTGCGCTTTTATTAGTTTCCGATAATCCGATGATCGCGGAAGGCGTAAAAACCGAAGACAGTGATAAGCAGGTAACGGCAGACTATGTGAATGCCCATCTCGATATTGGCATCGATTCATTAAGAGAGCTGCGAGACTCTGGAGACTCTGTGAAGCATATGAGATTTGAATAAAAAAAGGTGAGTATAAACTCACCTTTTTTTATTCTGTTATTTCTAAGGCCTACTTATCGGACCAATACCTTTAACGTGTAGCCTTTTTGATCTGTTAGTATTCTTAGCAAGTAAAGACCAGATTTAAGACCAGAAATATCGATTGGTTCTAGCCTACCACTCGCTAAGTTCTTTTCAAAGACTTGCTGCCCATTTAAACCATGGATCACAACTTTTCTAGGAGTACCTGGGATTTCACCAGAAAAATTTATTATTCCTTGGGTTGGATTAGGGTAATAATTAAACCCTGGCAGTTCATCTTCTATACTCGTTATTTGCTTAATGATCGGGATATCATAGAATATATCACCATTGGATAATACTGTTCCGTTTTCGAATTCCCCTGGGAGTCCCTCCCCTTTTCTGCTACCATCGGCATTTCTAAAAACAAAGGCAAGTCGATAAGCCACGTCGGTTTCGCTCATCCCATAGTATGTCGTTGGTGTCATTGTAATTTGCCACTGATTATTATTCGCTGACGAACGTGTCATTTGTCCAACGCCATCATCTTCACCCCAGTTACCAACAATGAAATCATCAAATTCAACACTATTCTCTGAGAGGGCAATACCCGAATGCATATATACTTTATCGACGCCTACTAAGCCACGATTACCGAACCGAGCATCGAATGTTAATGTAATCTGAGTATCCTGATCGAATTGTGCAGGTGTAATAGTTACTAACTCTCCCTGCAGCTCCATGTCTACAAAGATGGTAGAGCCTCTAAAGCCTTTTCCCCTATTGCTATTATCAGCATCACGGAAGTACATTCCTATTCTTACCGCTTCGCCTGAAGTGATAGAAAAATAGTCGGTCGGTGTTATAGTAATTTCCCAGCTATCGTCTGTGCCTGACACTTTTGTCATTTGACCAACGCCATCATCCGTCAAGTTTCCTACTATATTTTCAAGATTCTCAGAACTAACATCGCCAAATACAACTCCAGCATGCATGTATACTTTATCTGCACCTTGCAAGCCATTTGTCCCATCAAAGCTCCCTTTCGTTGCATCGAAAGTAATCGTGATTTCATCATCTGGACTAAACTCACTTGGTGAAACCGTAACTGGATTTTCAAATACTTCTACTACATCTGCAAAACCTTCTGAGACTTGGTTTGAAGTGAAAACTCTAAACTCTCCTGGTGCCAAGGCAATATCTGTATTGGCGTCATCTACAGAAAAAGTACTGCCCGAAAAATAGTCATACCAGTTTCCTGTTTGTGTGTACTCTATGGCCATATCGTTTGTAGTCAAACCAAAGTTTCCAACGACAAGCACATCTAAATCATCCGAGTCGATCGTAATCGATCTGGTTTCTCCACTAAAATCGTATGCATAAGTCACATTCGATTCTTCGTTTACCATTTTCCTTAGGTCTAAGATGGCTGCAAAAGCATCATAAGTAAATTGTCTTAATGGGTCATCGTAATAGCCCAAACTACCTTCGCCCCATACTAAGGGTTTATTACCTACACGTGTATTGAAGTTGATATCTATATCGTAGCCCAACTCTCCAAACTGCCAAAGCATTTTAGGGCCCGGAAGGGTGTAAAGGAACGCAGCATTCATTTTCAACCTTTCCAGCGCGATAGTTGTATCTCTTGTGTTATAGCCTTCTTCAGAGCCTCCTTCTTGGAAAACTTCCCAAAGCTGACGTTGTTCGTCGTGACTTTCCATATAGGAAACATGTGAATCTGTTGTAGCTCCTTGAAATGTTTCTGTGGCTTCCCCTCCAAGGGCTTTCCAATATGGGAACCCAACGTTGCGCCATAAAAGCATACCTTCTGCCGCCAAGGCAGTCTCTTCCGCATTATCAGCAAAGTGCTCTAGAATCACATAGGCCTCTTCATCGGTTTCCCAAAGTTTATCACTCATTCTAGTGAGGATATCGACGCGAGATTGATCAAAACTTGACCAAGCGCCTACATCGGAAGGATTATTCGTTTGAGTAAACCCTTTGGACAGGTCGAACCTGTAGCCATCGAAGTGATACTCATTGATCCAATAGGCATTCACAGAATCGACAAAGTCTTGCGTGTATGTGCTTTCATGATTGAAATCAAATCCGACATTGAAAGGGTGTGTCGCATCAGGGTTGAACCATGGGCTATCTGCGGCGGGTTTTCCAGCAGCTTCATCCCAATACATACGAACCATCGGATTTAGTCCAAATGCGTGATTTAATACCATATCTAGGATCACCGCGATCCCTCTTTTATGACAGGCCTGAATAAAATTCTTTAAATCGTCTTTTGTACCGTAGTATTTATCTGGAGCAAAAAAGTACATTGGGTTATATCCCCAAGACTCGTTGCCTTCAAATTCCATTATTGGCATTAACTCAATCGCATTCACTCCTAAATTGGATAGGTAGTCTAGCGTATCCACTAAGTCCTTGTAATCATGTGATCCTATAAAGTCTCTGACGAGTAATTCATAAATCACTAAATCTTCCTTGTCAGGCCGCTGATAGCTATCTTCTGAAGCATCCCATTCAAAAGGTGTTTGACCAGTTTCTAGTGTGGTTGCTATGGCAAAGTCTGTCTTATCGTAATCCGGTATATCGTTATGAACGGAGGCAGGGATAAAACTGTCATTCCATGGGTCAGCTACTTTATCAGCATAAGGATCACCAATTTTAATTGATCCCTCTACCCAGTATTGAAAAACGTACTCTTTGTTTGCGACTAAATCTGAAATTTCAAGCCAGAAGAGTTCACCATCGGGCGTTACATTCATGAGGTAGTCTGCTTGAATTTCCCAGTTATTAAAATCCCCCACTACGTACACAAAATCCTTTCCGGGAGCTTCGAGCACTAGCGTAGCCTTTGTTAAATCATCTTGATAATTAATTCCTTTTTTGAGTCCAGCTGGTAAATCAAGTACCTCAGTGGCAGAGGTTATGTTTACGTTTAAAGGTTGAGTAATCTCAACATCTTCTTCATTAATTGTTGCCATAACCTTCATAGTGCCTCTAAAGCTCTGTGTCGGTTCAAAATCGTAGTTAATAGTAGTTCCTGTCGAAACACTTGCTTTCTCCTCAAAGCCATTCCCTTCATCAATGAGTATGGCCATTGTTGTTACTGAACTTGATGCACTACCTGATAAGGTAATAGACTCACCATCTTGGACAAAAATATCTTCGGCAGTTGGCGCTGTAATTTGCACAAAGTTGGAGA
It encodes the following:
- the ald gene encoding alanine dehydrogenase → MIIGVPKEIKNNENRVAATPSGVAELTKRGHTVYVQSTAGVGSGFSDEDYVTAGASILPTIEETYAIAEMIMKVKEPIEPEYKLIKEDQLLFTYFHFASYEPLTKAMIENKSVCLAYETVEKADRSLPLLVPMSEVAGRMATQKGANYLEKPLGGMGKLLGGVPGVLPANVLVLGGGIVGTQAAKMAAGLGANVTIMDISLNRLRELDDIMPANVNTMMSNGYNIKAMIKDSDLIIGAVLIPGAKAPHLITRDMLKDMKPGTVLVDVAVDQGGCIETCKPTTHAEPTFVIDDVLHYCVANMPGAVPYTSTLALTNATLPYAIDLANKGWEKACKESKELAMGLNVIKGDVVYEAVAEAFDLPYVPVEKYLD
- a CDS encoding alpha-ketoacid dehydrogenase subunit alpha/beta, with protein sequence MKTTKTINRRKVASEEILQDYRLVFESREASLIGRKEVFMGKAKFGIFGDGKELAQIAMAKVFKNGDFRSGYYRDQTFMLAIGGLTLQQYFAQLYAHTSTEAEPASGGRSMNGHFANRLLDEQGNWKQQTAMKNSSADISPTAGQMPRLVGLAYASKLYRENKDLHGFSDFSIKGNEVAFGTIGNASTSEGHFFESMNAAGVLQVPMVLSVWDDDYGISVPKEYHTTGGSISDFLSGMQRTKDKSGYEIFKVRGWDYEGLLSTFEKASKIAREKHIPVMIHVQEMTQPQGHSTSGSHERYKSKDRLTWEKEHDCIVKFRQWILDNELATEEDITALETEAKATAKQARQNAWQAFIQDIKADQDKAVEIMEALGEESEFGGSIVQIVSELKKTLNAMRLDTLRAVKKVLRITRTEETASRASLLAWFQHAEIKNQERFNSHVMSQSADASLKVEEIKAEFSEASPLVDGREVLQACFDAAMSRDPRVFAIGEDVGKIGDVNQAFAGLQEKYGELRVTDTGIRETTIIGQGIGAALRGLRPITEIQYLDYLLYAIQTLSDDLATLQYRTAGGQKAPLIIRTRGHRLEGVWHSGSPIGMILNSLRGINVLVPRDMTQAAGFYNTMLKSDDPALIIECLNGYRLKERIPDNIGEFTVPLGRPEVLREGTDVTVVTYGSMCRIVMQAAQELEEIGVSVEVIDVQTLLPFDVDHRIVESIKKTNRVVFADEDVPGGASAYMMQKVVEEQNAYFHLDSQPVTISAKEHRPAYASDGDYFSKPSADTVFDEVYSLMNEAEPNRFPALY
- a CDS encoding AMP nucleosidase, with product MKTKHEIVENWLPRYTGVPLNEFGEYILLTNFIGYVKMFSEKFDVEIRGLDKPMQSATSENITIINFGMGSAMAATVMDLLSSIDPKAVLFLGKCGGLKKKTALGDLILPIAAIRGEGTSNDYMPVEIPALPSFRLQRAVSSMIKKHQRDYWTGTCYTTNRRVWEHDKAFKKYLRKIRAMAVDMETATLFTVGFVNEIPRGALLLVSDNPMIAEGVKTEDSDKQVTADYVNAHLDIGIDSLRELRDSGDSVKHMRFE
- a CDS encoding SDR family NAD(P)-dependent oxidoreductase, with amino-acid sequence MSGTALVTGAAGGIGLEFCRLLGQKGYDLLMVDLNEQGLTDAKGSLNEEFDIEIRTLSQDLSSEDAADQIVNFVKAESLHIDLLFNNAGFGNFGYFTESSWEKDRAMLQVHMVTTTHLTKLLLPAMVANGKGYILNNASVAAFVPGPLMSTYHASKSYLLNFTQALANEIKGSGVNATVLCPGMTKTNFAKANGNDDPNIKFNIMDSDYVAEYAFNALMKGKVVAIPGFWNQLSAFIPRLLSRNRVANMVGNIQRKNHAKRADQKAIKTA
- a CDS encoding type I restriction enzyme HsdR N-terminal domain-containing protein; this encodes MLELNLPKYKYRIEQRDGKLAIFDPIRKKFIVLTPEEWVRQHFLNYLNEHLNYPTTLTSVESGLKYNTRSKRSDILIMDNSLKPLVLVECKAPSVAINQGTIRQLSVYNAVYNAKLLVVTNGMVTHAVLSSESSSSYEPLSQIPDYNHLKALI
- a CDS encoding alkane 1-monooxygenase; the encoded protein is MSIIKKIGFLTAFIIPCLVVLGFYLGDYWNFSALIFVFVCIPLFDFLIGEDPENVTDDQALILAEKFYYRLITYIWAVFQVAFLFWGAYVIAESAMAPLFLGAFIMSFALVTGGIGITVAHELGHKKSKIERVYGRLILMTVCYMHFYIEHNRGHHVYVATPRDPATSRKGEPFYKFWVRSVFGSYASAWELEKARLKRKKLSFWSIKNEMIWYTALPILFGVLLTTLASIYFNRVVWEVPAFFFLQSILAFSLLEIVNYIEHYGIVRREVAPGKYERVNPMHSWNSNHRLSNFFLFQLQRHSDHHANAIKRYQVLKHYEEAPQLPSGYPAMILLAAFPPLWFKWMNPKLADWEEQVYKLAPKPS
- a CDS encoding DUF4961 domain-containing protein, translated to MTRFLLSFAFCLTFASLATAQIVTLEPSNANGEQEIKIVFDATQGDAGLVGASKVYMHSGVVIDSPTGTDWTNVVGNWGNDDGVGLMTKVNGESDKWEITLTPTARDYYGVSDGTNMFRLSMVFRDADGSSKGAGTPGSINGGEVTSNGDIYMNLAVSNFVQITAPTAEDIFVQDGESITLSGSASSSVTTMAILIDEGNGFEEKASVSTGTTINYDFEPTQSFRGTMKVMATINEEDVEITQPLNVNITSATEVLDLPAGLKKGINYQDDLTKATLVLEAPGKDFVYVVGDFNNWEIQADYLMNVTPDGELFWLEISDLVANKEYVFQYWVEGSIKIGDPYADKVADPWNDSFIPASVHNDIPDYDKTDFAIATTLETGQTPFEWDASEDSYQRPDKEDLVIYELLVRDFIGSHDYKDLVDTLDYLSNLGVNAIELMPIMEFEGNESWGYNPMYFFAPDKYYGTKDDLKNFIQACHKRGIAVILDMVLNHAFGLNPMVRMYWDEAAGKPAADSPWFNPDATHPFNVGFDFNHESTYTQDFVDSVNAYWINEYHFDGYRFDLSKGFTQTNNPSDVGAWSSFDQSRVDILTRMSDKLWETDEEAYVILEHFADNAEETALAAEGMLLWRNVGFPYWKALGGEATETFQGATTDSHVSYMESHDEQRQLWEVFQEGGSEEGYNTRDTTIALERLKMNAAFLYTLPGPKMLWQFGELGYDIDINFNTRVGNKPLVWGEGSLGYYDDPLRQFTYDAFAAILDLRKMVNEESNVTYAYDFSGETRSITIDSDDLDVLVVGNFGLTTNDMAIEYTQTGNWYDYFSGSTFSVDDANTDIALAPGEFRVFTSNQVSEGFADVVEVFENPVTVSPSEFSPDDEITITFDATKGSFDGTNGLQGADKVYMHAGVVFGDVSSENLENIVGNLTDDGVGQMTKVSGTDDSWEITITPTDYFSITSGEAVRIGMYFRDADNSNRGKGFRGSTIFVDMELQGELVTITPAQFDQDTQITLTFDARFGNRGLVGVDKVYMHSGIALSENSVEFDDFIVGNWGEDDGVGQMTRSSANNNQWQITMTPTTYYGMSETDVAYRLAFVFRNADGSRKGEGLPGEFENGTVLSNGDIFYDIPIIKQITSIEDELPGFNYYPNPTQGIINFSGEIPGTPRKVVIHGLNGQQVFEKNLASGRLEPIDISGLKSGLYLLRILTDQKGYTLKVLVR